In Anaerobacillus isosaccharinicus, one genomic interval encodes:
- the pgeF gene encoding peptidoglycan editing factor PgeF, protein MINETFVLRNNVYMSVEPFKQMNDRLLVGFTTRKDGYSMEPYSSLNLGLHVHDNDEEVIANREKLANELQIALANWVFSEQVHGSNIKKVSKKDCGAGTHELTNAILDTDGLYTNDKNVLLASLYADCVPLYFYSPTYNIVGLAHAGWKGTVGGIGPKMVQRWTEDEQIPLEAIYVAIGPSISKEKYEVDDFVISKVKDVVTNHHHLLYEEVKPNKYLLDLKELNKQLLIRVGIKEEHIFVSNYCTYKESDLFFSYRREQQTGRMMSFIGRT, encoded by the coding sequence AATGAGACTTTTGTTTTACGGAATAATGTGTATATGTCCGTTGAACCGTTTAAACAAATGAATGATAGACTTCTTGTAGGATTTACAACAAGAAAAGATGGATATAGTATGGAACCATATAGCTCTCTAAATCTTGGGTTGCATGTACATGACAACGATGAAGAGGTTATTGCTAACCGAGAAAAGCTAGCAAATGAATTACAAATAGCACTAGCTAACTGGGTGTTTTCAGAACAAGTCCACGGATCTAATATAAAAAAAGTTTCAAAAAAGGATTGTGGAGCTGGCACCCACGAATTAACTAATGCGATCTTGGATACTGATGGTTTATATACGAACGATAAAAATGTATTATTGGCAAGCCTTTATGCCGATTGTGTTCCGCTTTATTTCTATTCACCGACTTATAATATTGTTGGGTTAGCTCATGCAGGATGGAAAGGCACAGTTGGAGGAATAGGTCCTAAAATGGTCCAACGCTGGACAGAGGATGAACAAATCCCTCTAGAAGCAATTTACGTTGCAATTGGACCCTCCATATCCAAAGAAAAATATGAAGTCGATGACTTTGTCATTAGTAAAGTAAAGGATGTTGTTACTAATCATCATCACCTACTATACGAAGAAGTTAAACCAAATAAATATCTACTAGATTTGAAAGAGTTGAATAAACAACTCCTAATCCGTGTAGGAATTAAAGAGGAACATATTTTCGTTTCTAATTATTGCACATACAAAGAAAGCGATTTGTTTTTCTCTTATCGTCGTGAACAACAAACTGGAAGAATGATGAGTTTTATTGGTAGAACATAA
- a CDS encoding YggS family pyridoxal phosphate-dependent enzyme produces MTVKQNLARIQQEIDAACQRVGREKNSVKIIAVTKYVSDERAKEALEAGISHIGENRAEEGARKWHVLNGNGTWHFIGTLQSRKVKEMIEIFDYIHSLDRLSLAKEIQKRASKIVKCFIQVNVSGEDSKHGLQPSQLIEFVTALSQFSFIEVVGLMTMAPNEEDPEATRPNFRKLKDLQKEVQALKLPYAPCEELSMGMSNDFHIAIEEGATFVRIGTSLVGKEM; encoded by the coding sequence TTGACAGTAAAACAAAACTTAGCCCGAATACAACAGGAGATTGATGCTGCCTGTCAGCGGGTAGGGAGAGAAAAAAATAGTGTAAAAATTATCGCTGTAACGAAATACGTCAGTGATGAGAGAGCAAAAGAGGCACTAGAAGCAGGTATTTCTCATATTGGGGAAAATCGTGCTGAAGAAGGAGCCCGAAAATGGCATGTTCTAAATGGAAATGGTACTTGGCATTTTATCGGAACGTTACAATCTCGTAAAGTAAAAGAGATGATCGAGATCTTTGATTATATTCATTCGCTAGACCGGCTTAGTTTAGCAAAGGAAATTCAAAAAAGGGCATCGAAAATAGTTAAATGCTTTATTCAAGTTAATGTTTCTGGTGAAGACTCTAAGCATGGGTTACAACCATCACAATTGATTGAGTTTGTTACTGCGTTAAGTCAATTCTCATTTATTGAGGTTGTTGGTTTAATGACAATGGCCCCAAACGAAGAAGATCCAGAAGCAACAAGACCGAATTTCCGAAAACTAAAAGATCTTCAAAAAGAGGTACAAGCTCTTAAACTTCCATATGCACCTTGTGAAGAGCTTTCAATGGGCATGTCAAATGATTTTCACATTGCCATTGAAGAAGGCGCAACATTTGTTAGAATTGGTACATCGTTAGTAGGAAAGGAAATGTAA
- a CDS encoding cell division protein SepF, translated as MSLKTKFKRFFELEDDNNDSQLAQNQYEEIDEEYITRSPEKKSDKKNVVSIQSVQKSAKVMLIEPRTYDEVQDIADHLKNRKAVVINLQRISHDQAKRIVDFLSGTVYAIGGDIQKLGANIFLCTPDNVDVTGAISDFLTE; from the coding sequence ATGAGCTTGAAAACGAAATTTAAGCGTTTTTTTGAGTTAGAAGATGACAATAATGATTCACAATTAGCTCAAAATCAATATGAAGAGATAGATGAAGAATATATAACACGTAGTCCTGAGAAGAAGTCGGATAAAAAAAATGTGGTTAGTATTCAAAGTGTCCAAAAATCAGCAAAAGTCATGTTAATTGAACCAAGAACATATGATGAGGTACAAGATATTGCTGATCATTTAAAAAATCGTAAAGCAGTTGTTATAAATTTACAAAGAATAAGTCATGACCAAGCTAAACGAATTGTCGATTTTTTAAGTGGAACAGTGTATGCTATAGGAGGAGACATTCAAAAACTGGGGGCTAACATTTTCCTTTGCACTCCTGATAATGTTGATGTAACTGGGGCAATTTCAGATTTCTTAACTGAGTGA
- a CDS encoding YggT family protein — translation MAQIASIINQLLFLYSYVVIAYILMSWFPNARESSIGQFIASIVEPYLAPFRKIIPPLGMIDISPIVAIIALRLATNGVNAIFSMF, via the coding sequence ATGGCTCAAATTGCAAGTATTATTAATCAATTATTATTTCTGTACTCGTATGTAGTTATTGCGTATATCTTAATGTCGTGGTTTCCAAATGCTAGAGAATCTTCAATTGGACAATTTATTGCCTCCATTGTTGAACCATACTTAGCTCCGTTCCGTAAAATAATTCCTCCTCTAGGGATGATTGATATTTCTCCAATCGTTGCGATCATTGCGCTACGACTAGCAACAAATGGGGTTAATGCGATTTTCTCAATGTTTTAA
- a CDS encoding RNA-binding protein translates to MSMYDHFRKEERPFVDQVLEWKELVKGRFVHKLTDFLDPREQQIITTIIGQDQEVRFSFFGGTEETERKRAFLFPPFLEPTVLDYQLSAYKVHYPQKFIQLTHPDLLGAMMALGLKRDKFGDIYIQEEVIHIVIASEISSYVEANLQNVGRAQIRLEAISLEKLMTEKEEWFEKFITASSLRLDVILSEIYQLSRSKIVPLIEAKKVKVNWKIIEQPSFQVQTGDYLSVRGLGRSKLIDVLGKTKKDKWRIEIGLRK, encoded by the coding sequence ATGAGTATGTATGATCATTTCCGGAAAGAAGAACGTCCTTTTGTTGATCAAGTCTTAGAATGGAAAGAGCTTGTTAAAGGTCGATTTGTACATAAGTTAACGGATTTTTTAGACCCCCGGGAGCAACAAATAATAACAACGATCATCGGGCAAGATCAGGAAGTTCGTTTTTCGTTTTTTGGAGGAACGGAAGAAACAGAACGAAAACGGGCTTTCTTGTTCCCACCTTTTTTAGAACCAACTGTTTTGGACTATCAGCTTTCGGCTTATAAAGTTCATTATCCGCAGAAATTTATTCAACTTACACACCCCGATTTGTTGGGGGCGATGATGGCTTTAGGGTTGAAGAGGGACAAGTTTGGCGACATCTATATACAAGAGGAAGTAATTCATATTGTTATTGCCTCTGAAATAAGCAGTTACGTTGAAGCTAACCTTCAAAATGTTGGACGAGCACAAATTCGATTAGAAGCGATTTCACTTGAAAAATTGATGACTGAAAAAGAAGAATGGTTTGAAAAATTTATCACAGCAAGTTCCCTTCGCCTAGATGTCATTCTTTCTGAAATTTATCAACTTTCCAGATCAAAAATCGTCCCGTTAATTGAAGCAAAAAAAGTGAAAGTAAATTGGAAAATTATTGAGCAGCCATCTTTTCAGGTTCAAACTGGTGATTATTTATCAGTTCGTGGACTGGGGAGAAGTAAACTTATTGATGTCTTGGGTAAAACAAAAAAGGATAAGTGGAGAATAGAAATTGGGTTGCGAAAATAG
- a CDS encoding DivIVA domain-containing protein: MPLTPLDIHNKEFNRGFRGYDEDEVNEFLDQVIKDYEIVLREKKELADKVADLDERLAHFANIESTLNKSILIAQETAEEVKRNAQKEAQLIIKEAEKNADRIINDSLSKSRKIALEIEELKKQASVYKIRFKMLIEAQLEMLGSDDWEDFNKANDERNELVREG; encoded by the coding sequence ATGCCCTTAACACCATTGGATATCCATAACAAGGAATTTAACAGAGGTTTTCGTGGTTATGATGAAGATGAAGTAAATGAATTTTTGGATCAGGTAATTAAAGATTACGAAATCGTTCTTAGAGAGAAGAAAGAGCTTGCTGATAAAGTTGCAGACCTTGATGAGAGATTAGCTCATTTTGCAAATATAGAATCGACACTCAATAAGTCTATTTTAATTGCTCAAGAAACAGCTGAAGAAGTGAAAAGAAATGCTCAAAAAGAAGCACAGCTAATTATTAAAGAGGCTGAGAAAAATGCAGATCGAATTATTAATGATTCTTTATCAAAATCAAGAAAAATTGCATTAGAAATCGAAGAACTGAAAAAACAAGCGTCAGTTTATAAAATAAGATTTAAAATGCTAATTGAGGCGCAGCTTGAAATGCTTGGCAGCGATGATTGGGAAGATTTTAATAAAGCTAACGATGAAAGAAATGAACTAGTAAGAGAAGGGTAA
- the ileS gene encoding isoleucine--tRNA ligase, whose translation MDYKNTLLMPQTEFPMRGNLPAREPQIQDKWNEMNIYEKVQEKTKGLPLYILHDGPPYANGDIHIGHALNKILKDFIVRYKSMAGYQAPYVPGWDTHGLPIETALTKNGKVKRKELTVAEFRKLCADYALEQVDRQREQFKRLGVRGDWENPYITLHKEYEAQQIKVFGDMAKKGYIYKGKKPVYWSPSSESALAEAEIEYQDKRSPSIYVAFQVKDGKNVLAGDEKIIIWTTTPWTIPANLAICLHPELEYSVVKVNEEKYVVASGLLENLVKVFEWESYEVVKKIKGAQLENVKAAHPIYDRESLVILGDHVTLDAGTGCVHTAPGHGEDDFIVGQKYNLDVLCPVDDKGCFTNEAPGFEGLFYDEANKPITEKLTEAGALLKLSFMTHSYPHDWRTKKPVIFRATAQWFASIKDFREQLLTSIKEVEWVPAWGETRLFNMVRDRGDWCISRQRAWGVPIPVFYGEDNEPIITDETIEHVSNLFRQHGSNIWFEWDTNELLPPGFTSPQSPNGKFTKETDIMDVWFDSGSSHQSVLVERDDLQRPADLYLEGSDQYRGWFNSSLSTSVAVSGKAPYKGVLSHGFVLDGEGRKMSKSIGNVIVPNNVMKQLGADILRLWVASVDYQADVRVSDDILKQVAEVYRKIRNTFRFLLGNLHDFNPETDRVALNELPQLDRYILIKLNKLVKDVKDNYDHYQFAGVYNKIHNFCSIELSSFYMDIAKDTLYIQHKNDPSRRSIQTVMYDVLVALTKLVSPILSHTADEVWPFIPGVNSDSVQLTDMPTEDTTIYEEAIEAKWDQVLELRDDVLKALENARNAKKIGKSLTAAINLYPNDEVKQLLTSIGDLEKLFIVSKAVIAGEKESAPEEAEHFETIAITVEKAPGETCERCWVVSETVGKDETHPTLCSSCAEIVKNHY comes from the coding sequence ATGGATTACAAAAACACATTATTAATGCCGCAAACAGAATTTCCAATGCGTGGTAATTTGCCAGCGCGTGAGCCACAAATTCAAGATAAGTGGAATGAAATGAACATATATGAAAAGGTTCAAGAAAAAACAAAGGGTCTTCCTTTGTATATTTTGCATGATGGACCGCCATATGCGAATGGCGATATTCATATCGGGCACGCCTTAAATAAGATCTTAAAAGATTTTATCGTACGATATAAATCAATGGCTGGGTATCAAGCACCTTATGTTCCTGGTTGGGATACACACGGTTTACCAATTGAAACCGCTCTAACTAAAAACGGAAAAGTTAAACGCAAAGAGTTAACAGTAGCCGAATTTCGTAAGCTTTGTGCAGACTATGCACTAGAACAGGTCGATCGTCAGCGTGAGCAATTTAAGCGATTAGGTGTCCGTGGTGATTGGGAAAATCCATACATTACCCTTCATAAAGAATACGAAGCCCAACAAATTAAAGTATTTGGAGATATGGCGAAGAAGGGTTACATTTACAAAGGGAAAAAACCAGTCTATTGGTCTCCTTCATCAGAATCTGCTCTTGCTGAAGCCGAAATCGAGTATCAAGACAAGCGCTCACCATCTATTTATGTTGCTTTTCAAGTGAAAGATGGTAAGAACGTATTAGCAGGTGACGAAAAAATTATTATCTGGACAACAACACCTTGGACAATTCCTGCTAATTTAGCTATTTGTTTACATCCAGAATTAGAATATTCAGTTGTGAAAGTAAACGAAGAGAAATACGTAGTTGCTTCGGGACTTCTTGAAAACCTTGTGAAAGTCTTTGAATGGGAAAGCTACGAAGTAGTTAAGAAAATAAAAGGTGCCCAGCTAGAAAACGTTAAAGCGGCCCATCCTATTTATGACCGTGAATCTTTAGTGATTCTTGGAGACCACGTTACGTTAGATGCTGGAACAGGGTGTGTTCATACTGCACCTGGGCACGGGGAAGATGATTTTATTGTTGGACAAAAATATAATCTCGATGTTTTATGTCCAGTAGATGATAAAGGTTGTTTTACAAATGAAGCACCTGGATTTGAAGGTTTATTCTACGATGAGGCTAATAAACCTATTACTGAAAAGTTAACAGAAGCAGGGGCGTTATTAAAGCTTTCCTTCATGACTCATTCTTACCCTCATGACTGGAGAACAAAAAAGCCGGTTATTTTTAGAGCAACGGCACAATGGTTTGCATCAATTAAAGATTTCCGCGAGCAATTATTAACTTCGATCAAAGAAGTCGAGTGGGTACCAGCTTGGGGCGAGACACGATTATTTAACATGGTACGGGACCGTGGTGATTGGTGTATTTCTAGACAGCGTGCTTGGGGTGTTCCGATTCCTGTATTTTATGGTGAAGATAATGAACCAATTATTACAGATGAAACAATTGAGCATGTTTCAAATTTGTTTAGACAGCATGGATCAAATATTTGGTTTGAGTGGGATACGAATGAATTACTTCCACCAGGATTTACCTCGCCACAAAGTCCAAATGGAAAGTTCACGAAAGAAACAGACATTATGGACGTATGGTTTGATTCAGGTTCATCACATCAGTCTGTATTAGTTGAAAGAGATGATTTACAACGTCCTGCGGATCTTTACTTGGAAGGATCTGACCAATACCGTGGTTGGTTTAACTCTTCTTTATCAACATCGGTAGCTGTTTCGGGCAAAGCTCCATATAAAGGCGTCTTGAGTCATGGATTTGTTTTAGATGGTGAAGGTAGAAAGATGAGTAAGTCAATTGGGAACGTTATTGTTCCAAATAACGTAATGAAACAACTGGGAGCTGATATTCTTCGTCTATGGGTTGCTTCTGTTGATTATCAGGCTGATGTTCGTGTTTCAGATGATATCTTAAAGCAAGTTGCAGAAGTATATCGTAAAATTCGTAATACGTTCCGTTTCTTATTAGGAAATCTTCATGACTTCAATCCAGAAACTGATCGTGTAGCGTTAAACGAGTTACCACAACTAGATCGGTACATTCTGATCAAATTAAACAAGCTTGTGAAAGATGTTAAAGATAATTACGATCATTATCAATTTGCAGGTGTCTATAATAAAATTCATAACTTCTGCTCAATTGAACTAAGTTCCTTCTATATGGATATTGCAAAAGACACCCTTTATATTCAACATAAGAATGATCCAAGCCGCAGATCTATTCAAACGGTTATGTATGATGTCTTAGTTGCTCTTACAAAGCTTGTATCACCAATTTTATCTCATACCGCAGATGAAGTATGGCCGTTCATTCCAGGTGTGAACAGTGACAGTGTTCAGTTAACTGACATGCCTACAGAAGATACGACAATTTATGAAGAAGCAATTGAAGCAAAATGGGACCAAGTATTAGAATTACGTGATGATGTTTTAAAGGCGTTGGAAAATGCGAGAAATGCAAAGAAAATCGGTAAATCATTAACAGCAGCAATTAACCTTTACCCTAATGATGAAGTAAAACAATTACTTACATCTATTGGTGATCTTGAGAAGTTATTTATCGTTTCAAAAGCAGTCATAGCTGGTGAGAAAGAAAGTGCTCCAGAAGAAGCTGAGCATTTCGAAACGATCGCTATAACTGTTGAAAAAGCGCCAGGTGAAACATGTGAACGTTGTTGGGTTGTTTCTGAAACAGTTGGAAAAGACGAAACTCATCCAACACTTTGCTCAAGCTGCGCTGAAATTGTTAAAAATCATTACTAA
- a CDS encoding TraR/DksA C4-type zinc finger protein, which translates to MAKFDKIKRELIAEKDRLEERIKELDRYDLNKSMSFSTGELSQYDNHPADTATATYERGKDIALFEHINQEYEDVIAALERIENGTYGICEASGQKIPMDRLQALPTARTTIEFSKENVIARERPVEEDVLGNFDKYNFDNNDRETEFDAEDSWQSVAKFNDNSMVFEDSSLNSSEELIGYVEEIEAFASTDIEGYKGAENIEIQRNVHYDHYMDQLDRLEAGDEVD; encoded by the coding sequence ATGGCTAAGTTTGATAAAATTAAAAGGGAATTAATAGCTGAAAAAGATCGCTTAGAAGAACGCATTAAGGAACTTGATCGATATGATTTAAATAAATCCATGTCATTTTCTACAGGGGAGTTATCACAGTATGATAACCATCCCGCTGATACAGCTACAGCTACGTATGAACGTGGGAAAGATATTGCCTTATTTGAGCATATTAATCAAGAATATGAAGACGTCATTGCTGCACTTGAACGAATAGAAAATGGTACCTACGGGATATGTGAAGCTTCAGGGCAAAAAATTCCTATGGATCGCTTACAAGCATTACCTACGGCAAGAACGACGATTGAGTTTAGTAAAGAAAATGTTATTGCAAGAGAACGCCCCGTCGAGGAAGATGTGCTAGGAAATTTTGATAAGTATAATTTTGATAATAATGACCGAGAAACAGAATTTGATGCAGAGGATTCTTGGCAATCGGTGGCGAAATTCAATGACAACTCAATGGTATTTGAAGATTCAAGCTTAAATAGTAGTGAGGAGTTAATTGGATATGTGGAAGAGATAGAAGCTTTTGCTTCTACAGATATCGAAGGTTACAAAGGTGCTGAAAATATTGAGATCCAAAGAAATGTCCATTATGATCATTACATGGATCAGCTAGACCGCCTAGAAGCTGGAGATGAGGTTGACTAA
- the lspA gene encoding signal peptidase II, translating into MKYYILALFVLILDQLTKWIIVTKTTLHQKIPVIENLLYITSHRNKGAAFGILQGQMWLFFIVTVIVVAFVAYYINKHAHESKLLGISLGLVLGGAIGNFVDRLFRGEVVDFIDVYIFTYDFAIFNVADMALVIGVGVLMLQIFLEEGKTREKK; encoded by the coding sequence TTGAAATATTACATATTAGCATTGTTCGTGCTTATTTTAGACCAACTAACAAAATGGATAATTGTAACAAAAACAACACTACATCAAAAAATTCCAGTTATCGAAAATTTACTCTACATTACATCACACCGTAATAAAGGAGCAGCATTTGGAATTTTGCAGGGACAAATGTGGCTTTTCTTTATTGTTACAGTTATTGTAGTAGCTTTCGTTGCTTACTATATAAATAAGCATGCTCATGAAAGTAAATTGTTAGGAATTTCATTAGGATTAGTATTAGGTGGAGCGATTGGTAATTTTGTGGATCGACTGTTTCGTGGAGAAGTCGTTGACTTTATCGATGTTTATATCTTCACTTATGACTTTGCAATTTTTAATGTAGCTGATATGGCTTTAGTTATTGGTGTTGGAGTTTTAATGTTACAAATCTTTTTAGAAGAAGGAAAGACAAGGGAGAAAAAATAA